The following DNA comes from Candidatus Atribacteria bacterium ADurb.Bin276.
TGGGTATATTGGGAACCAAAATCTAAAATAACGATTTTGTCCATTATGACCTCCCCATGCCGACTCCCTGAATTTTCTGAAGAAATTTTCCTTCAGTCCAAATGCTCGGAGATATATCGATAGGGACTTGCTGCATTTCTTTGATGTTTTGAGCACCTAGAGAACCCATTGAGCCTCTCAAGGCACCAATAAAATTCATCGTTCCGTCGGTGACATGACTAGGTCCAAGTAAAATTTCTTTTAAGGTTCCTTTAATGCCAACATTAACCAACGTGCCGCGGGGAAGATTGGGGTCAGGGGTTGCCATTCCCCAGTGATGACCTTGGCCAGGAGCTTCCTGCGCCGAGGCTAAAGGAGAACCAAGCATGACGGCGTCAGCACCGCTGGCAATTGCTTTGGCAACGTCACCACCAACTCTCATTCCTCCATCGGTAATGACTGTAACATACCGACCGGTTTCTTTCCAATAGTCATAGCGGGCAGCAGCAGCATCAATCGTGGCCGTAATTTGAGGAATACCTATTCCCAATACAGCACGGGTAGTACAGGCAGCACCTGGTCCGATACCCACCAGAATTCCTGAAGCACCAGCTTTCATTAATTCAAGAGCTACTTCATAGGTTGCACAATTCCCGACGATCACCGGTATGGGAAGGTCCTGGCAAAAGCTTTTTAAATCGAAAGCAGCACTGCGAGAAGATAAAAATTCCCGAGTGGTGACTGTGGACTGGATGACCAAGATATCAAGTCCTGCTTCGATGGCAGCAATACCTAAGGTTTGAGCTCGAGAAGGAGTAACTGATGCGGCGGTAAGAACACCCTGGGATTTAATTTGCTCGATTCGTTCTTTTATCAGTGATTTTTGAATTGGTTCTTGATAAGTTTTTTGCAAGTAACTAGTGATTTCTTCTCGTGATTTTTGAATAAACGTGGAAATCAAGGGGTAGGGATCTTGATAACGACAGAAAATACCCTCCAGATTGAGAACTCCCATGGCACCCAATTTTCCCATAGTTACAGCCATAATCGGATCAATTACTCCGTCCATGGCTGCTCCAAGTATGGGGAGGTTGAGATGCCTATTCCCAATTGAGATGCTCAGGTCAATATCTAGCGGGTCAATGGTTCGAAGTCCAGGAACCAAGGAAATTTCATCAAACCCGTAAGTCATTCGAGCCATTCGGTATTTTCCTAATGACACTTCATGCATGGGTTTCACCTTCCTCCGTTCATCTCAGCAGTATTAAAAACCAAGTATAGATTCACAAATCTATTACAATTGAATAAATACGTTTAACGCTTTTCTTTACCCCTCTTTGAGATAAGATATCAGCTACTGAGTAGGTATAAATAAGTAGGATACAACTCCTCTCCAATTTGAAAGGGGGGAAAACACCAGGGGGCACCCCAACTCAAAAGAACATTTTGAAGTTGTTTGATAATGGAAAGAGTATTCAAATATCCCCCTCCTTGAAGGGGTATCCTTTCGTTATTATCAAAATAACACACTTGAATTAATTATAAAAGAACTATCCGAGTTTTCCAGTGACCCTTGCAGTTGGATTACCCGGATAGTTTACAGTTTTTACTCTGGTGTTTCTTCTTTGTGTTCGGCAATGATGGTTTGAGTGGTCAAGGCTAAAGAGGCAATACTCACTGCATTTTGGAGAGCTGCTCGGGTAACCTTGGCGGGATCAACTATTCCCGATTTGACCATGTCAACAAATTCACCGGTCATAGCATTGAAACCTATTTTTTTATCCAGACCTCGAACCTTACTGGCAATAATATTCCCTTGATATCCAGCATTTTCTGCGATTCTTTTTAGAGGTTCTTCCAAGGCGTTCAAAACGATTAGAGCGCCAACTTGCTCATCATTAGACAGGTTATCGACGGAGACTTCTTGTCTAATATGCAGAAGCAATGATCCCCCTCCAGGGATGATTCCTTCCTCGATAGCCGAACGAGTTGCTGAGAGAGCGTCTTCAACTCGATGTTTCTTTTCTTTGAGTTCGGTTTCGGATAGAGCCCCTACCTTGATGATCGCAACTCCTCCAATTAACTTTGCCAATCGTTCTTGAAGTTTTTCACGGTCATAACTGGAATCGGTCTTTTCAATTTGAACTCGGATTTCTTTTTCTCGAGCTTTTATATCATCGGGACTTCCTTGGCCGTCAACAATAATAGTGTTGTCTTTGTTGATTTTTACCGATCCGGCCTTTCCTAAAAGATCTATGGTGACTTTCTCCAATTTCATTCCCATTTCCTGGGAAATAACCTGTCCACCAGTAAGAATAGCCAGGTCATGAAGGATTTCCTTTCGTCGATCTCCAAAAGCTGGCGCTTTTACTGCTGCAACGTTGAGTGCACCACGAAGCCGATTGACCACTAAAGTCGCTAAGGCTTCGCCTTCTAAATCTTCGGCAATGATCAATAGAGGTTTTCCGGTTTGGACGACCTGCTGGAGTATGGGGAGCAGCGTTTGAATGGAGCTAATTTTAGAATCAGTAATCAAAATATAGGGATTTTCCAGAATACAAACCATTCTCTCTTGATCGGTTACCATATAAGGAGATAGGTAGCCTCGATCAAACTGCATTCCTTCAACCACCTCAAGGGTAGTATCGGTTGACTTGGATTCTTCTACAGTAATAACTCCATCTCTACCTACTTTTTCTATGGATTCAGCAATGATTTGACCAATTGACTGGTCTTTTGCGGAAATGGAGGCAACCTGAGCGATAGACTTTTGATCATCAATTGGGATGCTGTTTTGGTTAATCTTATTGACGATTTGGACGAGAATTTTATCCATACCATTTTTAAGAAAAACTGGATTATAACCAGCAGTGACATTTTTCAATCCATTGTGGATCATTTTTTGAGCAAGGACCATGGCGGTGGTAGTTCCGTCACCAGCTATATCATTGGTTTTAGTAGCAACTTCTCGGACCAAAGTTACCCCGATATTTTCAAAAGGGTCTTTGACCTCAATCTCTCGAGCAATAGTAACCCCATCATTGGTAATCGTTGGTGCCCCGAATTTTTTTTCTAAGATGACGTTTCGACCTTTAGGGCCTAAGGTCAGCTTTACCGTGTCGGTAATAATATTAGCCCCTTTTTCTAAAGTACGGCGGGCTTCTTCATCGAAAATGAGTTTTTTTGGCATTAATGACACCTTCCCTTCTATCTTATCGTATAGATTATTTCCATTTTAAGGAAAAAATCAGACTATTCTCGGGGGAAAAGTCTGGCAATGCATCGAAATCTAAAGCGGAGTGAATTAGACTGGCTTTAGTTTCTTAGAAATCAACAACAAAAATATATTATAACGTTAAGGAAGAAAAAAACCTATAGGTTCATTTAAAAATTTATTATAATATATTAATCAAACACACCTGAAAATTCAATCAATTCCTACTCGCTACAGAATAAAGCAGTGTCAGTGATCAAAAAATAACTATTAATTGAGAAATATTAACTATTAAGCTTTATACTTCTCCCAATCGCAACTGGGGATCAGGTTCTAAATCGAGGGGGCTGGTTTTCCCTAAGGAAAAATGAAAAGAGCCACTACTTCCTATCATGGCTGCGTTATCAGTACATAGAGTTGGCGATGGGAGATAAACTTTTATATTATGCTGGAATCCTTTTTGTAAAAAAAGAGAACGAAGCGAGCTGTTGGCTGCTACTCCACCGCCCAGCGATACCCTTCGAATACCGGTTTTTTTAATAGCTCGGATGGTTTTTTTCCAGAGGGTACGTACAACACTTCGTTGAAAGGATGCTAAAAGATCGTTAATTATATTTTCATCTTTTTTGGAAGAGTCTGGAAGCTGGTCGTACATTCGTACCACAGCAGTTTTGAGACCACTGAAGCTGAAATCATAATTTTCTTGATCTTCTAATCCTCCCCGAAAATGAAAACGAGTCGGATTGGCGTTTTTTGCCCGGTTATCAATTAAAGGACCGCCAGGATAACCGATATTTAGGTATTTGGCAATCTTATCAAATACTTCACCGGCTGCATCGTCACGAGTCCGTCCTAAATGGACATATTTGCCCCAGTCTTGGACCACAGTTAACTCGGTATGTCCTCCTGAAACGATAAGTGAAATGAAAGGCGGGGTAATATCTGGATGATCCAATCGAGAAGCAAAAAGATGTCCTTCCAAATGATTGACAGCGATAAATGGTTTTTGATTGAGGATAGAAAGAGTCTTCCCCATGCATAGTCCCATAAGAAGAGATCCAGTTAATCCTGGACCACGAGTTATTGCGAACAAATCAATTTCTTTAAGAGTAAGATTAGCCTGTTGCAAGGCCTGTTCTAAAGCCGGAATCAAATATTCCAAATGGCGTCGGGATGCGACTTCTGGAACAACTCCACCAAAACGACGATGAATATCGATTTGACTGGATATTACATTGGAGAGGATGGTATACCCATTTTTTATAATAGCGACACAAGTATCGTCGCAACTGGTTTCAATTGCCAAGCAGTACATAACAATCCTTTCTTTTTAACCTTCTTTGCTGATGATTTTTTTCATGATAATAGCATCTTCACCATCACTGTAATATTTTGTTCGAATTCCAATGGCAGTAAAATCCAGTGAACGATAAAGATTTTGGGCAGGGAAATTAGAAACTCTTACCTCAAGAAAAACTTCCTGACAACCCTGATTCAAAATTGAATTCAGAGCATATTGAAGGAATTTTTTCCCCAATCCTTGACGGCGATAATCGGGGTGAATGGCAAAGGTGGTAATGTGGGCTTCTTCGAAAAGATACCAATAACCAATATATCCAATCACTTTTCTCTTAATTCGAAGAACCAGGTAGGTCGCCAGTCGGTTAGTAAATTCACTCATAAAAAGAGAAAAACTCCAGGGTTGGGGGAAAGATTTCTTTTCTATAGCTAAAACTGCTGATAAATGGATTGGTTTCATTTTTTCGATGACATAGGGTTCAGCTGGGAAAGGAGAATTATTCATGTTCAAAGACTCGTGATCCATATAGAGGTCGAGTATTTTCTTCAAAGAATTCGGAATTATTTTTTTGAATAGGAATATCCCGGCTTTCAATTAATTCAATAAGGTTGATGGAATCAGGTTGTGAACTATCAGGGTGAAGGCACTGAAATTGATTGTTTTGAAAAAGGTTATAAAGTTCCTGCCAAGGAGTAATAATCAAAACATCTTTAGAAGAATAAAGCTTTATAATATCTGAATAAGGTCCGATTTGAATTTTGACTTGGTGATCCGGTAGTTTTTGAAAGCCTAGTTTAAATTCTGACCAGAAGACTTCATTTTTCTTATGAAAAATAACTGGAAGAATAATCAAGCCTTTGTGAGGGGTTATTAGTTTACTTCCCTGGTGGGCTAACATCTCCAAAGTGGAAAATCCATATAAGGGACAATTCAAGCTGTATGCCAAAGTTCGGCCGGTGATATTGGCTATTTTTATACCGGTAAAAGAACCAGGACCTCGACCGATAACGATCCGTTCTGGTGGAAAGGTTGAAAAGAATCCCTTTTTCTGTATTTCCTCCAAAGATTGAATCAAAACCCGGGAATGGTCGGTCATGACCTGGGAACGATGCTGATAGATAACTTCAGCACTATTTCCTAAAGTTAAAGTCAGCCAAGGAGTGCTAGTATCCAAGGCTAAAGTATTTGGTATTGTTTGATTATTGTCCATAATTTTGATAAAAGATTTCGATGAGTCGGTTTTTTTCATCGGTAACAGTTAATTTGACTACATAATAAGGAGGAAGAAAATGAGCTAAAAATCGTTCACCCCATTCAATTACAGTAAAGGAATTTGAAGTAAAATATTCCTCGATCCCCAACTGCTCAACCTCCTGCCAGTTTTCAAGACGATAAAAATCCATATGGTTGAGAATGCAAACTGGGCCATGGTATTCATTGATTAAGGCAAAACTTGGACTAATCACTTCCCGGCTGGAAATACCCAGCGCTTCAGCGATTCCCTTGGTAAAATAGGTTTTTCCAGCACCTAGCTGGCCGGATAAGAGAATAGGAACTCCTGGCTGAAAATATTCCTGAGTAAAATGGCTGGCAATTTTCATGGTTTGGTCTTCATTGGATGATAATAGAGTATCAAGATGAGTCATACCACAATCCGATTTTTAATCCGAATAAAACTACATAAAATTTCGTGAGGAATGGTTTCTGCCCAAGCAGCCATCTCTTCCGCTCGAATTTCATCAGGTCCGTCTGATCCGAGAATTGTAACCAGGTCTCCCCTTTTCACATCAGGGATAGAGGTTACATCTACCATCATTTGATCCATGGAAATTACTCCTAAGCATTTGGCTCGTTGTCCTTTGATTAAAACCTCCATTCGGTTTGAAAGGCGCCGCAAAAGCCCTTGAGCATAGCCGATAGGAATAACTGCCAACCGAGTCGGACGTTCGGTAATACAGGTTCCACCATACCCAATACAACATCCCGATGGAAGGTGTTTTAAAAGTTTAACCCGGCTTTTTATCCTCATCACGGGTGATAAACCAAGTGAACGGACTGGAGAAGGATCCTGGATGGGTGAAACACCAAATAACGCAATTCCTACCCTCACCATATCAAGGTGATAATGTGGGAAAAATAGGAAACCAGCGCTGTTACAGCAATGCTTTTCTAAATTTTGAATTGAAACCTGTTCTGAAAGAAATTTTTTTTGTAAAAAGTTCTGAAAAATTTCAAACTGCCGATGGGTATAGGTAGGATCATTTTCTGAACTGGCAAAATGGGTCATTACTCCCTTTAGATGCAAATAGGGGTGATGACTCATTTGTTTGATGAATGATTCATCCAGTTCTTCCGGAAGAAAGCCCATTCGATACATCCCCGAATCAATTTTTAAATGAAATTCCAGCTCTTGTTGATTCAATTGAACCGCAGATTTCAGTTGATCCCATTCTTCTCGGGAGGAAAGGGCGGGTGTTAAGTGATTTTTAAAAATCCCAGGAATTTCCTGGTTAATGAATCCTCCTAATAAATAGATGGTCCCTTTGATTCCTAATTGACGGAGAGCTTCACCCTCTTGAACGGTAGCAACCCCAAAGCGATTCATGCCCCACTTCTGAAGGAGCAAAACGCTTTCTATACCATGCCCGTATGCGTCAGCTTTGACTACTCCAATTATCCGAGAGGCATTGGGAATACTTAGGTGTTGAAGTATTCGAGTAAAATTGTTATGGAGCGATTGTGAGTCAATCTCCATCCACAATGGGTAATCGATATTCACAATTTTTAACCACCTTTATCGCGTATGGTAGATAAGATGCTAGTTCACTGGCAAGAAGTTGAGGAGACTGTTTTTGATATAAATCAGCTGATAACCCATGGAGAAATACGCCGGTCACGGCACTGATAAACGGAGACCCACCTTGAGCCAAAAAAGCTGCAATAATTCCGGTTAAAACGTCTCCACTTCCAGCAGTAGCAAGATTGGGATTCCCCGTTGGGTTGATAGCAATTTCTCCCTGGGGAGATACAACTATGGTTCCTGGTCCCTTTAAAACGGTAATACAGTTAAAGTATTGAGACAAAGCACAACTCGCGGCGATTCGATTTTCAGCGATTGAAGAAGCCGAGCGGTTAAGGAGACGACCCATTTCGCCTTCGTGAGGAGTAAGAATCCAACCTTGTAAACGATTTTTCCAAAACTCCCGGTTAACAGCAATAGCATTTAAAGCATCGGCATCAATTACACCCTTGATCGGTGATTTTTCAATGACTTTTTCAATAAAATATCTGGATGCTGGAGACGAACCTAATCCGGGACCAATTGCAATTGAGCGGCATTTTCGTTGTAAGATGGCTTCACATATTTCATCGGCATGATGAGGTAAGTACTTCCATTGAGTATTTTTTTTATTGGAAGAAAGAATGGTGCTCACCACTTCAGGTATAGAGGATTTCACTAAAGGTGCCAGTTGATGATTGGTTGCCCAAATAACCATTCCTGCTCCGCTTCGATAGGCGGCTTGACAGGTTAAAAGGCCGGCTCCGGTCATGGCCGGGCTTCCAGCAACCACCATAACAACCCCGGCACTTATCTTATTACTGAGAAAAGCTTTCTCAGGCAAAAAAGGACGAATAAAATCAGGGGTGATCAGAAAACCTTCTTGGGGAACATCTGCCGGTTCTCGATCCAAGGGAATTCCGATATCAGTGAGATGAATTGTTCCACAGTATTCACGAGCAGGAGCTACCACCAAGCCTCTCTTTAGCATTCCAAAAGTAATGGTATGATGAGCTTTAACAGCCCTTCCCATGATTTTACCCCAGGTGGCATCGACACCCGAAGGGGCATCAACGGCAATAATCATTGATTCCTTGGCTTCATTGATAGCATCGATTACTTCTTGAAAAACACCTTCAACCTTTTTCGATAATCCAGTACCAAAGAGGGAATCGATAATTAAAGTTCCTTTATCAAAGCGGGGGGGATTTCCTGGGAATACTCTCTGAATGGGTAAACCGATTCGCTGACAGATTTCATAATTAAGAGCAGTATCATTCTTCAGCCGCTCGGGATTTCCTACCAAAAAAATGGTGATAGGCAATAACGGATAACGAAGATTGAGATGGCGGGCAATGACCAATCCGTCTCCTCCATTGTTACCCGGACCACAGACCACTGCTACCTGATTCCAGGATTTATCTATTCCAATTTGTCTAATCTTGTCGACAATATTTCTCCCGGCATTCTCCATGAGCAGCTGAGCCGGGATCCGGTAGGATTCGACTAATCTTTTTTCCAGTTTCTGCATGGATTCGGAAGTAATCAGTTTCACTGTTAGACCTCAGTGTTATCTATACGCCTTTCCACACCCACCGCTACAGCGACCACCATCTCAGCGGTGTGGGAAAGGGATAGGGATATACTTTCAAATATTTGTTTTAATGATTCCTCGGATAATGAAACCCAAGGCTTTCCAGAAGAGTGATGGAAAACCTGAATCTGTTTCCAGTTTGGATTTAAATCCTTTTGAAGAAAGATTTTCTTAACGGCTTCTTTTATAGCGAAGAGAGAAGCGACTCCTTCAATAAAACGTCGCTCGTTCACGTCACAGTAATATTCCAGCTCAGCTGAAGTGGCAATTCGTTTTACAAACCTTTCTCCACATCGGCTAAGGGTTTTTTTTACTCTCGTGAGATTGATGAGATCGATACCAATGTATATCTTTGGGTTCATCCGGCCTCTTCTTTTTCTTTCTTGGCTTTTTGAATAATACCTTCAGCAATCTGAGCTGGGACTTCCTCATAGTTGGAAAAGGTCATTTTATAAGACCCTCTCCCTTGGGTAATGGAGCGAAGGTCCACTGAATAGCGGAAAATTTCGGCTAAAGGAACATTAGCTCGGATAAGCTGATAGCCATCCTGTGGATCCATCCCCAAGATTCTTCCTCTACGACTGTTGATATCGCCGATAACATCTCCCATAAATTCTTCGGGAACGGTGATTTCAAGGTTCATAATTGGCTCAAGCAAAACCGGATTGCATTCCAGGCATCCCTTTTTCAAAGCCATCGATCCGGCAATTTTAAATGCCATATCCGATGAGTCAACCGGATGGAAAGATCCATCGTAAACGATAACTCGGATATCAATGACCGGATAACCCGCTAAAACGCCTTCCAACATTGCTTCCTGAACGCCCTTTTCCACCGATGGAATATAATTGCGAGGAATGGCTCCACCGACAATTTTATCGACGAATTCAAAACCCTTACCACGGGGAAGGGGTTCAAGTTCCAGCCAACAATGGCCATACTGCCCTCTTCCGCCTGATTGTCTTTTATATTTTCCTTCCACCTTGGTGGTTCCCTTGATGGTTTCCTTATAAGGAACTTTTGGAATGGCCAAACCAACTTCCACTCCAAATTTTCGCTTCATTTTCTCGATTAATACATCGAGATGAATATCCCCATAACCATAGAGAACATCTTCTTTAGTATCAGGGTCACGAACCTCTTTGACGGTAGGGTCTTCTTCCAGCATTCGACTGACTCCTAAGCTGATCTTATCTTCATCACCCCGTCCAAGAGGTTTGATGCTCGATAAATAATTCGCTTCGGGATATTCCAGATTGGCAAAAACGATTGTTTTTTCTTTTTCCGAAAGTGTATCACCAAGATAGATTTCATTGATTTTAGCGATGGCACCCATATCTCCCGGGCCAATTTCGGTTACCGATTCCTGGTTTTTACCTCGTAGGGTTAGTAATTGCCCCACTTTTTCTTCAGTATCACGGGAAGCGTTGAACAAACGGGAATCAGAAGTTAATTTTCCAGAAAAAACCCTTACTAAAGCCAATTTTCCTACATAAGGATCGCTGATAATTTTATAAACGTAAGCTGAAAAAGGCTCGGTTTCGTTACATTTTCTTTCAACTTCTTCTTTGGTTTTCGGATTTATTCCTTGGATGGGAGGACGATCAAGAGGCGATGGGGCATAGTGGGATAAAGCATCTCCGAGAAGAGACACTCCTCGATCGGTTAAACCGGACCCACATAACACTGGAAATAGCTTTCTCTGAAGAATCGCTTGGCGAAGAGTTTCTTTAAGGAGCTCGGGTTCGATGGTTTGTCCTTCCAAGTACATATTTAATAACTCATCATTGGTTTCAGCAATATTCTCGACCAGGAAGTCATGAATTTCTTGGGCTTGATTTTGTAGGTCGGCTGGTACGGTGTCTTCCTTAAATGATTTTCCATCAGCTTGGAAATACAAGGCTTTCATGGCTAAAATATCGACGACACCCTGAAAATTGCTTTCTTTGCCGATTGGTATGTAAAGAGGAGTTGCTTTAGCCGAGAGTTCACTTTGTATTTCACTTAAAACTTTATCAAAATTGGCACCTTCTCGATCCATTTTGTTGATAAAAAGAAAAACCGGAAGCTGATTTTGTTCTAAATACTTCCAGCTTCGCTCTACACCAACTTCAACACCAGAAACTCCACAAACGGGGATTAACCCACAATCGACTGCACGAAGAGCACCTAAAACATTTCCAACAAAATCTGCGTATCCAGGAGTATCAATCAAATTGATTTTCTTTCCCTGCCATTCAAAAGGGAGTACCGATAGGTCGATTGATATTCCTCTTTTTATTTCTTCTGGTTCCCAATCAGATACCGTGTTTCCTTCCTCAACTTTTCCCTTTCGGGAGATAAGTCCTGAATGATAAAGCAAAGTTTCGGCAAGAGTTGTTTTTCCTGCACCAGCATGTGAAAATAATCCCACGTTTCGAATGTCTTTACTGTCATACTTTTTCAAATTAATTTCCTCCCTTCACCGTCTTATCATTATCAATTGGTTTTATTTCTTCAAGGATAGCACCGGGTATGGTATCTCCTGGTAAGGTTTGCTGGGTGGTGGTAATAGGAATAATTGTTGAATGATTCCACACCTTTTGCCAGCTATATCCTACTTGAGCATAGTTTTCACTTAATAGATAAAACCATAGTGCTACAGCAAAACCGACAGCATACCATTTGGTTTCCCGGTCATGATGATACCAGGTTTTGAATTTTTTCAAGCTTTTTTTGATCAAATTGATAATATCTGATATTTTAATCATATTTTTCGATAGAGAATTCTTAGCATTTTTTTCAAAGTACTCGTCTCAACGTCCCAGGCCATTTTACCCTGAACTGCGATCGATACCTTCCCGGTCGTTTCTGAAACCACCAGAGATAGAGCATCAGTTTGCTCAGTGATGCCTATTCCAGCTCGGTGCCGGGTTCCAACTAATTTTTTAACCTCGGTTTTTTCTGCTAAAGGGAGAATGCACCCGGCAGCAATAATCCGGTTTTCTTTAATAATCACCGCTCCATCGTGCAGTGGTGATTCGGTTAAAAAAATTGAATAAACTAATTCAGAAGAAAAAACAGCATCAATGGCGATACCAGTTTGAAGAAAATCCCGTAAATCATTATTCCTCTCCAATACAACTAAAGCTCCAACTTTCTTACGAGAGAGAGTTTGGCAAGTAATGGTAATTTCATCGATAAACTTAGTCCGATCTTCCTCGCTGTGAAAAAAGAAACGGGAAGTACTATCCGGGCGATGATAAGCCCGATTGACATAGAGACGGCGAAGCTCAGGCTGAAAAACAATAAATGCTCCACCTATATAGGCGACAAGAATAATCTTCCAAATAAAATTAAGCTCTTTTAACCCGGAAAAATTAGCTAAACCGGCAATAACGAATAAGATTAGGAGGAATTTTAAAACCGAATAAAGCGAAGTGCCCTTGGTGATAGAAAACAATCGAAAAGACAAATATAAAATCAGAATAAGTTCGATAGTCCATCGCCAGTGCACAGAAAGAT
Coding sequences within:
- the fusA_1 gene encoding Elongation factor G; amino-acid sequence: MKKYDSKDIRNVGLFSHAGAGKTTLAETLLYHSGLISRKGKVEEGNTVSDWEPEEIKRGISIDLSVLPFEWQGKKINLIDTPGYADFVGNVLGALRAVDCGLIPVCGVSGVEVGVERSWKYLEQNQLPVFLFINKMDREGANFDKVLSEIQSELSAKATPLYIPIGKESNFQGVVDILAMKALYFQADGKSFKEDTVPADLQNQAQEIHDFLVENIAETNDELLNMYLEGQTIEPELLKETLRQAILQRKLFPVLCGSGLTDRGVSLLGDALSHYAPSPLDRPPIQGINPKTKEEVERKCNETEPFSAYVYKIISDPYVGKLALVRVFSGKLTSDSRLFNASRDTEEKVGQLLTLRGKNQESVTEIGPGDMGAIAKINEIYLGDTLSEKEKTIVFANLEYPEANYLSSIKPLGRGDEDKISLGVSRMLEEDPTVKEVRDPDTKEDVLYGYGDIHLDVLIEKMKRKFGVEVGLAIPKVPYKETIKGTTKVEGKYKRQSGGRGQYGHCWLELEPLPRGKGFEFVDKIVGGAIPRNYIPSVEKGVQEAMLEGVLAGYPVIDIRVIVYDGSFHPVDSSDMAFKIAGSMALKKGCLECNPVLLEPIMNLEITVPEEFMGDVIGDINSRRGRILGMDPQDGYQLIRANVPLAEIFRYSVDLRSITQGRGSYKMTFSNYEEVPAQIAEGIIQKAKKEKEEAG
- the disA gene encoding DNA integrity scanning protein DisA; this translates as MNLSVHWRWTIELILILYLSFRLFSITKGTSLYSVLKFLLILFVIAGLANFSGLKELNFIWKIILVAYIGGAFIVFQPELRRLYVNRAYHRPDSTSRFFFHSEEDRTKFIDEITITCQTLSRKKVGALVVLERNNDLRDFLQTGIAIDAVFSSELVYSIFLTESPLHDGAVIIKENRIIAAGCILPLAEKTEVKKLVGTRHRAGIGITEQTDALSLVVSETTGKVSIAVQGKMAWDVETSTLKKMLRILYRKI